From Agromyces sp. SYSU T00194, a single genomic window includes:
- a CDS encoding DNA-3-methyladenine glycosylase: MIPASRAGLAVDSLELAPLLLGAELTHATPDGAVTVRLTEVEAYRGGADPGSHAFRGRTPRNAVMFGEAGHLYAYFTYGMHVCINVVCGVEGVASAVLLRAGEVVDGIETARMRRSSARTDRDLARGPARLASALGVPLAANGADLLAAPFALHLPDAPVSHLAGPRVGVSGAGGGAHYPWRFRVPDDPTVSPYRRHPKSHD; the protein is encoded by the coding sequence CTGATCCCGGCCTCGCGCGCCGGGCTGGCGGTCGACTCGCTCGAGCTCGCACCGCTGCTGCTCGGCGCCGAGCTGACCCACGCGACCCCCGACGGGGCGGTGACCGTGCGCCTGACCGAGGTCGAGGCGTACCGCGGCGGGGCCGACCCCGGCTCGCACGCGTTCCGCGGCCGCACGCCGCGCAACGCCGTGATGTTCGGCGAGGCCGGCCACCTCTACGCGTACTTCACGTACGGCATGCACGTGTGCATCAACGTCGTCTGCGGCGTGGAGGGCGTCGCCTCGGCCGTGCTGCTGCGCGCCGGGGAGGTGGTCGACGGCATCGAGACGGCACGGATGCGGCGGAGCTCCGCCCGCACCGACCGCGACCTCGCCCGCGGCCCGGCGCGTCTGGCGTCCGCCCTCGGCGTGCCGCTCGCGGCGAACGGCGCCGACCTGCTCGCCGCACCGTTCGCGCTGCACCTGCCCGATGCGCCCGTGTCGCACCTCGCCGGCCCGCGCGTCGGGGTCTCCGGCGCCGGTGGCGGTGCGCACTACCCGTGGCGGTTCCGCGTGCCCGATGACCCGACGGTGTCGCCGTACCGTCGCCACCCGAAGTCGCACGACTGA
- the argF gene encoding ornithine carbamoyltransferase yields the protein MTRHFLRDDDITPAEQAAILDLAVELKADRWGRRPLEGPQTVAVIFDKSSTRTRVSFAVGIADLGGSPLIISTASSQLGGKETPSDTARVLERMVSAIVWRTYGQAGLEEMAAGTRVPVVNALSDDFHPCQLLADLLTIREHKGSLEGLTVTFLGDGASNMAQSYVLACVMAGMHVRIASPVEFSPAASVVADADAIAADTGGSVTLFTDPAEATAGSDVVVTDTWVSMGKEEEKAHRVATFGGYRVDAELMALASPDAVFLHCLPADRGYEVTADVIDGPQSIIWDEAENRLHAQKALLVWLLAQNAGVDGEENA from the coding sequence ATGACCCGCCACTTCCTGCGCGACGACGACATCACCCCCGCGGAGCAGGCCGCGATCCTCGACCTCGCCGTCGAGCTCAAGGCCGACCGCTGGGGCCGCCGCCCGCTCGAGGGCCCGCAGACGGTCGCCGTCATCTTCGACAAGTCGTCGACCCGCACCCGCGTCTCGTTCGCCGTGGGCATCGCCGACCTGGGCGGCTCGCCGCTGATCATCTCCACCGCGTCGAGCCAGCTGGGCGGCAAGGAGACCCCGAGCGACACGGCCCGCGTGCTCGAGCGCATGGTCTCAGCGATCGTCTGGCGCACCTACGGCCAGGCCGGCCTCGAGGAGATGGCCGCCGGCACGCGCGTGCCGGTCGTGAACGCGCTGAGCGACGACTTCCACCCGTGCCAACTGCTCGCCGACCTGCTCACGATCCGCGAGCACAAGGGCTCGCTCGAGGGCCTCACGGTCACCTTCCTCGGCGACGGCGCGAGCAACATGGCGCAGTCGTACGTGCTCGCCTGCGTCATGGCCGGCATGCACGTGCGCATCGCGTCGCCCGTGGAGTTCTCGCCCGCGGCATCCGTCGTCGCCGACGCCGACGCCATCGCTGCGGACACCGGGGGATCGGTGACGCTGTTCACCGACCCGGCCGAGGCGACCGCGGGGTCGGACGTCGTGGTCACCGACACCTGGGTGTCGATGGGCAAGGAGGAGGAGAAGGCGCACCGCGTGGCGACCTTCGGCGGCTACCGCGTCGACGCCGAGCTGATGGCCCTCGCCTCGCCCGACGCCGTCTTCCTGCACTGCCTGCCCGCCGACCGCGGCTACGAGGTGACGGCCGACGTCATCGACGGGCCGCAGAGCATCATCTGGGACGAGGCGGAGAACCGCCTGCACGCGCAGAAGGCGCTGCTGGTGTGGCTGCTCGCGCAGAACGCCGGCGTCGACGGTGAGGAGAACGCCTGA
- the argH gene encoding argininosuccinate lyase, with product MAEHGTNEGSLWGGRFASGPSPELARLSKSTHFDWQLAPYDIAGSRAHARALHAAGYLTAAELEVMIDGLNRLEADVESGEVVAAETDEDVHGALEAALIEIVGPELGGKLRAGRSRNDQIATLVRMYLRDHAAVIATELVHLIDALAAQAEAHGDAIMPGRTHLQHAQPVLLAHHLLAHAWALTRDLDRLVDWDGRADVSPYGSGALAGSTLGLDAASVARDLGLAGISENSIDGTASRDVVAEFAFIAAMIGIDLSRISEEIILWNTREFGFVTLDDGYSTGSSIMPQKKNPDIAELARGKSGRLIGNLTGLLATLKALPLAYNRDLQEDKEPVFDSVETLEVLLPAFTGMVATLRFDTARMAELAPQGFSLATDVAEWLVKRHVPFRDAHEITGALVRYAEEHGLDLHEVPDDALAAISPHLVPEVREVLTIEGSVASRDGVAGTAPSSVAKQFTALTERVRALAAGLPESRL from the coding sequence ATGGCCGAGCACGGCACCAACGAGGGTTCGCTCTGGGGCGGCCGGTTCGCCTCGGGCCCGTCGCCCGAGCTCGCGCGGCTCTCGAAGTCGACCCACTTCGACTGGCAGCTCGCGCCGTACGACATCGCAGGTTCCCGGGCTCACGCACGCGCCCTGCACGCGGCCGGCTACCTCACGGCGGCGGAGCTCGAGGTCATGATCGACGGGCTGAACCGCCTCGAGGCCGACGTCGAGTCGGGCGAGGTCGTCGCCGCCGAGACCGATGAAGACGTGCACGGCGCGCTCGAGGCCGCGCTCATCGAGATCGTCGGGCCCGAGCTGGGCGGCAAGCTGCGCGCCGGCCGCAGCCGCAACGACCAGATCGCGACGCTCGTGCGCATGTACCTGCGCGACCACGCGGCCGTCATCGCGACCGAGCTCGTGCACCTCATCGACGCGCTCGCCGCGCAGGCCGAGGCGCACGGCGACGCCATCATGCCCGGCCGCACGCACCTGCAGCATGCGCAGCCCGTGCTGCTCGCGCACCACCTGCTCGCGCACGCGTGGGCGCTCACGCGCGACCTCGACCGGCTCGTCGACTGGGACGGGCGCGCCGACGTCTCGCCGTACGGCTCGGGCGCGCTCGCGGGGTCGACGCTCGGTCTCGACGCGGCATCCGTCGCCCGCGACCTCGGGCTCGCCGGCATCTCGGAGAACTCGATCGACGGCACCGCGAGCCGCGACGTCGTCGCCGAGTTCGCGTTCATCGCCGCGATGATCGGCATCGACCTGTCGCGCATCTCGGAGGAGATCATCCTCTGGAACACGCGCGAGTTCGGCTTCGTCACGCTCGACGACGGCTACTCGACCGGGTCGTCGATCATGCCGCAGAAGAAGAACCCCGACATCGCCGAGCTCGCGCGCGGCAAGTCGGGGCGACTCATCGGCAACCTCACTGGCCTGCTCGCAACCCTCAAGGCGCTGCCGCTCGCGTACAACCGCGACCTGCAGGAGGACAAGGAGCCGGTGTTCGACTCGGTCGAGACGCTCGAGGTGCTGCTGCCCGCGTTCACCGGCATGGTCGCCACCCTGCGGTTCGACACCGCGCGCATGGCCGAGCTCGCTCCGCAGGGCTTCTCGCTCGCGACCGACGTCGCCGAGTGGCTGGTGAAGCGGCATGTGCCGTTCCGCGACGCGCACGAGATCACGGGCGCGCTGGTGCGCTACGCCGAGGAGCACGGGCTCGACCTGCACGAGGTGCCCGACGACGCGCTCGCGGCCATCTCGCCGCACCTGGTGCCCGAGGTGCGCGAGGTGCTCACGATCGAGGGGTCGGTCGCGAGCCGCGACGGGGTCGCCGGCACCGCGCCGTCGTCGGTCGCGAAGCAGTTCACCGCGCTCACCGAGCGCGTGCGCGCCCTGGCGGCCGGCCTGCCGGAGTCGCGGCTCTGA